TTTTATCTCTCATTTTCTTTCCGATATGTATTTCTTTCCGATATGTATTGTATGAAACTCCAGACTCTATCTTTGAATTActgaaattataaaatattttaatgaaatgtagAACATCTGACTCTACTTCTATCTGTTTTTACAAAGTACAATCAATGTCAAAACGAGGTCTGCGATGTAAAGCCCCAAGTTCACATATGTCATGACTGAGATGATGTTGAGGTCATGAAAGCGATAATCGTGAGTTTCAGAGTCTCTTTTATGGTTTTTATATCCAATCACAGGCCAGATGATTGCCGCAGACACGTACAGAGCAACAGCGACGATGTCGAGCACCAGCTCCAACTTATCGAGATTGCAGCATCGCAGCAGATCCACACACTTCTGCAGGTGTGACGGTATCACCACCACGGTTGGAAGGAAACACACCACGTAGACCAGAATGCACCAGATCAAACCACCAGGGCGGAATTGGTTTTCCACCCCTTTGAAGTAGCTGTATACCGCGGTGAAGAGGAGGCAGGCCACAAACGCCTGGCTGAAGCGCAGGATGCCTCGTACGCTGGACAGATAACCTTCGGGACACTTTAGTTTTAACATCACGCCATCCAACATGTACACGCCACAAGCCAGAATGGAGGCGATGGCGCAAATCATATCTGCGATGCATGTtgcgcacacaaacacagtggAATAAATGAGAGACGCGGACAACAGCATGAGGGATGACAGAAGGGTCAGTCCGCAGGAGAGATCGTTCCAGGTGTGCTTCAGCACCAGGAGCTCGATCAGTTTATCCGCCAGGTATTTTTCGATAAAGAAGATCACCACAGCCACAATGAGTCCAAACACCCACACAAACTCACACCAGATCCCGTACGGACTGGACATGGAGCCACGGAACATCGGGATGATCAGGGCCAGCACACAGAACACCATCTCTAGGATCCGGAAACACTGACTGAGACTCAATCCGAACAGTGCCATTGTTCTTCATCTGATGCCCAAAGCCAGACAAGTGTGAGCTGTACTCAAGTGGACAGTTACTCCAAACTGCATGATTTGCATTGATAAAGtcttcacagacacacacaccatAAACTTTCAGTATGTGTGTGACTTTTCTCTATCCATATCTCAAATGTGACGCGTCTCTGGCAAGTTAGTGAGTAAATGAAAGAAACCTATGCAAAGACAGTGTGTGGAGGCCCCTTTTCCATCATCCCATGATCCTCACTATCACACTTTTTAAGTAATAATGTACAACTATACACATAGCTCTCACTGATAGATTAACGGGTATACTGTATATCATGTA
The nucleotide sequence above comes from Chanodichthys erythropterus isolate Z2021 chromosome 23, ASM2448905v1, whole genome shotgun sequence. Encoded proteins:
- the LOC137013707 gene encoding myeloid-associated differentiation marker-like protein 2, producing the protein MALFGLSLSQCFRILEMVFCVLALIIPMFRGSMSSPYGIWCEFVWVFGLIVAVVIFFIEKYLADKLIELLVLKHTWNDLSCGLTLLSSLMLLSASLIYSTVFVCATCIADMICAIASILACGVYMLDGVMLKLKCPEGYLSSVRGILRFSQAFVACLLFTAVYSYFKGVENQFRPGGLIWCILVYVVCFLPTVVVIPSHLQKCVDLLRCCNLDKLELVLDIVAVALYVSAAIIWPVIGYKNHKRDSETHDYRFHDLNIISVMTYVNLGLYIADLVLTLIVLCKNR